GAGCTGGCCGCATGCCGCGTCGATGTCGGCTCCGCGCTCAGCGCGGATGCTCGCCTCGACCCCCGCAGCGGTCAGCGCGGAGAGGAACTCGCGCGCCCGCCGCGCGGAGCTGCGGTCGAAGCCGCATCCGTTCACCACGTTGGCGGGGATCAGGTTGACGTGCACGAGCAGTCCTCGACAGAACGCCAGGACGGCGGCGAGCTCCTCGGGCGTGTCATTGACGCCAGCCAGCAGCGCGTACTCGAGCGAGGGCCGCCGACCGGTCCGCTCGACGTACGAGACGAGGGACTCGCGCAGCGCCTCGAGCCTCACGCCGCGGACACCGGGCATGAGGCGGTCACGCGTCTCCTGCACGGCGGAGTGCAGCGAGACCGCCAGCGTGAACTGCTCGGGCTCGCGGGCGAACCGGCGTATCGCCGGCGGCAGCCCGCACGTGGAGACGGTGATGTGACGGGCGCCGATCCCCAGCGCATCCGGCGAGTTGAGGATGCGCAGCGCCGCCAGTGTCGCCTCGTAGTTCGCGAACGGCTCTCCCTGCCCCATGGCCACCGCGTTGGCCACGCGCCGCCCGAAGTCGCGGCCGGCCATCGCCACCTGGTCGGCCATCTCGCCGGGCGAGAGGTCCCGGATGAAGCCGCCGCGGCCCGTGGCGCAGAAGGCGCAACCCATCCGGCAGCCGGCCTGCGTGGAGAAGCAGACCGTCAGTCGTTCGTCGGCGGGGATCCCGACGCTCTCCACGGTCACGCCGTCGGCCAGCCGCCAGAGGTACTTGCGCGCCCCGTCTCTCGACACCTGCCGCTCGACGAGTCGCGGCACGCTCATCGCGAAGCGCTCGGCCAGCGCCGCGCGCAGCCCGGCGGGCAGATCCGTCATCTCGTCGAAGGATGTGGCGCCGCGCGCGTAGAGCCAGCGCAGCACCTGCGACGCGCGGTAGCGGGGCTCACCGAGGTCCGACAGCGCCTCTGCGATCCCTCCGACGTCCATCGACTTGATGTCGGCCCTCATGCGTCCATACTACGCGCTCGTTCGTCGCCGACAGCCGCCTTCCCGGACCGCCGCCGGGACGCCCGGGCCCCTACTCGCCTTCTCTCACGTCGCGGTACTCGTCGCGGTGCGCCTTCTCGAAGCCGCCCACCGAACGGAAGTAGTGGGCGATCGCCGGGAGACCCTCCGCTTCCGCGACGTCGGCGAAGGCGGGGTACATGTCGGTCGTCTCGTAGTCCTCGCCCTCGATGGCCGTCTCGAGGTTCTCCCTCGTCCGGCCGAAGGCGCTCATGTAGGCCAGGTGTCCGAGGGCGTGGGCCGTCTCCTCGGCCGCCGCCCGGTCGAACGCCGCCGCCGCAGCTTCGGAACCTTCCAGCCGGGCGATGCGCGAGAACAGCGTGTAGCGCCTGTTCGCCTGCGACTCGCCGGCGAAGGCGGCCTTGAGGTTCTCGAGCGTCCTGGTGCCCGCGAGGTCACCGGGCCCCCTGTACGCCACGAACGTGGTCTTGGGCGACCCGCAGACCGGGCAATGGTCGGGCGCGGGACCGACGTGGAAGTACCCGCAGGCCTTGCAGCGGTAGGTCTCCATGGACGCAGCTCCTTCCGTTTCCGCTCCGGAATCTTCAGTATGTATATCCAAATGCTGGGGGCGGGAGGCCGTGATGCGAGCACGAACACATGCGCGCCGCGGGAATCCGCGCTCCCGCCAGCGCGCCGCCGGCGCCACGCTGCTCCTGGCGCTCGCGATGGCCTTCCTCGGCCCGCCCGCCGCCTCGGCGCTCCAGAAGGTCTCGGCGTCCAGGTTCGCGCCCTCGGGGAGCTGCGACTGCCACTCGGAGCTCCTCGGCGCGTGGCAGGGGTCCATGCACGCTCAGGCGCTCTCGGACCCGATCTATCTGGCGAAGCTCGGCGAGGCGAACAAGGCCACCGACGGCCGACTCGGCCCGTTCTGCGAGGCGTGCCACGGCCCGGTGGCCGCGATGGCCGATATGACCGGCAAAGACGGCAAGAAGCGCAACGCCCAGGCCCGAGAGGGGGTGGGCTGCGACTTCTGTCACCAGGTGACGGGGACGAGGAAGCCGGTCGCGAACTCATCTTGGGTCGTCAAGCCCGACGACGCGAAGCGCGCCGCGCTCAAAGACGCCGTCTCCCCGGCCCATCGGACGGCGTACTCCGCCTTCCACCGAAGCGCGGAGTTCTGCGGCACGTGCCACGACGTCAACCATCCTGAGAACGGTCTGGCGCTGGAGGCCACGTACACGGAATGGAAGGAGAGCCCCTACGCGGAGCGCGGGGTCGTGTGCCAGGACTGCCACATGACCCCCGGTCCCGGCGTCACCAGGCCGAACGCCGGCCACGTCGCGTCCTTCGGCGTCGAGCGCGACCACGTCCGGACGATGACGTTCGTGGGCGCGAACGCCGCGCTCGGCCCGAAGGGCCTGGCCGAGGAGCGCCTTCGAGCCGCGGCCGAGCTGACGCTGGCGGCCGACGACGTCGTACGACCGGGCTCGCTGCTGAGCGTCGGGGTCACCCTATCCAACGTCGGCGCCGGCCACTACCTGCCCACGGGGGTCACCGGGCTGCGGAGGATGTGGCTGGAGGTCGTGGCCGAGGACGCCCGCGGCCGTGAGGTGCTGCGCGGAACGCGCGTCTTCGGCACCGAGTTCGCCGACGCGCGAGGGGTGCGCCCGGTCGAGATGTGGGAGGCCGCGAGCATCGCGAGCGACGACCGGGTCCCTCCCGGCGGCTTCAGGACCCAGGACTACGAGGCGCCGATGCCGGGTGCCCCTCCGGTCACGGTGACGGCGCGGCTGTACTACCGCGGCGTTCCCGAGGAGCTCGCGGACAAGGCCGGCGTCGAGGTCCCCGTCACGCGGATGGCCGAGGCCAGCCTGGTCGTGTACGGGTCCGAGGAGCAGAGAGCCGCCTCTTCGGGAGGCCGGGCCCGCCGGCGTGAGCGAGCGGCGTGGACGCTGCCGATGGTCACGTTGCTCGGTGTGCTGACCATGCTCACCGCGATCGGCCTGGCGTTCTCGGTCGCCGGGAGGCGCGGGGACGACGGCGGGTAGGGCTAGCGCTTGCCGCCGTCGGCGGGCTTGACGCCTACCGTCATCTCCAGGGTGGTCTGGGAGCCGCCGCGGTAGACCCGCAGCTGGACCTTCTCGCCGATCCCGCGGCGGCGCACCTCGAGCATGAGGTCGTCCATCGTGCGGACCTTCGTCCCGTCGATGCCCACGATCAGATCGCCGGGCTTCACCCCTGCCTTCTCGGCGGCGGTGCCCTTCTGGATCTCCACCACGAGCGCCCCTTCGCTGACGGGGAGACTCTCCTCCCTCGCGATGAGCGGGTCCACGCTCTGTCCCACGATACCGAGGAACGGGTGGGAGACGCGGCCGTCGGCGATGAGCTGGTCGGCCACGCGTATCGCCGACCCCGCGGGGATCGCGAACCCGATCCCGCCCGAGGCGCCGTTCTCGGAGTAGATGGCGGTGTTGATGCCCACGAGGCGCCCGGAGCGGTCGACGAGGGCGCCGCCCGAGTTGCCGGGGTTGATCGCAGCGTCGGTCTGGATGACGTCCACGAGCGGGTAGGCGTCGTCGTTCCCGTTGAACGAATCGGGCAGCGACCTGCCGATCGCCGAGATCACGCCCGAGGTCACCGAGTGGGACAGGCCGAAGGGGGAGCCGATGGCGATCACGAGCTCGCCGACGTGCACCTCGTCGGGATCGGCCACCTCGATGACGGGAAGCTCGGCGTCGACCTGCACGACGGCGACGTCCGTGTCCGGATCCGCGCCGACCAGCTTGCCCTTGTGCCGCTCGCGGTCCATGCCCTTCACGATGATCGAGTTCGCGTTCTCCACGACGTGGTTGTTCGTCAGGATGTACGTGCCCCCGCCGCCGGTGCGGCGGAAGGCCACGCCCGAGCCGTTGCCGACGATGGGCACCCCGGGATGGCCTCCGGGCATGTCCTCCTCGTCCTCGCCGCGCGCCCCGTCGGGCGAGCCGGAGACGTCGATGTTGACGACGCTGGGCAACGCTTGGGCCGCCGCGGCGGCGACCGGTTCGCTCCCGTCGACGGGAAGGGCGCGCCCGCCCTGCGCGGCCATCTGTGGCCTGACCCGGTTGGCGGCGAACAGCCCGCCGGCGAAGCCGGCCGCCCCTCCCGCCAACGAGCCCGCCAGCAGCGCCACGGCGAGCGCGACCATCGCCGCGGCTCCGGCGCCGAGACGTCGCGATGCCGGCGCGGCCTCGGGTTCAGAAGTGACGACCGGGCGCCCGTAGGAGGGCGACGGATGCTGGTGCGGCCGCGCTACCGGGTACGGTTCCGTGCGCCCCCCGCCCGGCCCGTCCTCGCCCGGCCGGTCGAAGCCGGCGTCGTCGCCCACGTCTCGCTCCCCTCGTCGACACGCGCGGCAAGGCCGCGCCTCGCGTTCTTTCCCTTCTGGCGGGTCCATCCATCATCGAGACGCCGGTCGGCGAGGAGTCCGAGGAGCGACTGGGGTCCCTACCGGGGCGGTTGTCCGAGCCGTGGACGCTCCTCTAGACTCGGCGGGGGTAGGAACGGAGGGGGGGAAGGCGGGCATGGACGAAGCGGACGTCAGACCGAAGGCGACCGAGGCCGAGGAGCGTCAGCAGCCGGCGGAGACCGCTCCCGGAGACGGAGCGCCGGCGGCGCCGCAGGCAGCCGAGGAGGAGCCCGAGCCCGCCGCCGCCGCCGAGCCCGCCGCCGAGGAGGAGCCCGCCGCCGCGGAGGAGCCCGCGCCCGCCGCCGCGCGCCTCCAGCTCGTACCCGAGCTCCCGCGGCTCGCGCGGACCCCGATCGCCGCATACGCGGGGGCCTGGGTCGCGCTCACGGCGGCCACCGTGGCGCTCCTGCAGGGCCGCGGCTACCCGCCCGATCTCGCGGCGTACCGCTGGCTCGTGCTGGCCGCGCTCGTGCTGGCCGCGCTGTCCCCGCTCGTGGTGGTCGCCGAGTGGCTCCTCTCGCGCCGCGTTTCCCTCGTGCGCACGGGCCTCCTGCCGCGCTCCATGTTGTGGACGGCGGCGGTAGCCGCCTTCGGCGTGGCTCTGTGGTGGGCCGCGCTCACGGTCCTCGATGCGCTCAGGCTGGGATGGCTGTGACGGCCCCGCGCGCCAAGGCCGGGGAGCCGCTGCCGCGCACCCGCGTGGCCGTCCTCATGGGCGGCCGCTCGGCCGAGCGCGAGGTCTCGCTCAAGACCGGCGCGCAGGTGTCCTCTGCCCTGCGCGAGCGCGGGCACGACGTCGCGGAGGTGGACGCGCGCCGCATCACCTTCATCCGCGAGCTGCAGGACCTCGCGCCCGAGGTCGTCTTCGTCTGCCTCCACGGTCGCTACGGCGAGGACGGCACGGTGCAGGGGCTCCTGGAGCTGCTCGATATGCCCTACGTGGGCTCGGGCGTGCTGGCCAGCGCGATGGCGATGGACAAGGTGACCTCGAAGGCCATCTACGAACACGCCGGCATCCCAACGCCTGACTGGGTAGCCCTTCGCCGAGGAGACCCTCTCGACCACGCTGCGGTGGTCGACGTGCTGGGGGAGCGGCTGGTGGTCAAGCCCGCGAACGAGGGCTCCGCGATCGGGGTCACGATCGTGCAACAGGCCTCGGAGCTGCCCGGCGCCCTCGAGGAGGCGTTCAGCCACTGCCGCCTGGCGCTGGTGGAGCGATACGTGGCCGGCGCGGAAGTGACCGTGGGCGTGCTGGGCAACGACGAGCCCTTCGCGCTGCCCACGCTGCAGATCGTGCCGGAGCACGACTTCTACGACTACGAGGCCAAGTACGTACCGGGGATGAGCCGGCACCTCATCCCCGCCGACATCGAGGAGCACGCGCAGCGCGACTGCGAGAGGCTCGCCCTGGAGGCGCACGCCGCGTTGCGGTGCCGGGGCGTCTCGCGCACGGACCTCATCGTGGCCGAGGACGGTCGGGCCTACGCGCTCGAGACGAACACCATCCCCGGCATGACGGAGACCAGCCTCCTGCCGGAGGCCGCACGCGCCGTCGGCATCTCGTTCCCGGACCTGTGCGAGCTGCTTGTGCGGCTCGCGCTGGAGCCGCGCGGGTAGCGGACGCGCGCCGCGCGCCGCGCCGATCCGCACTCGCGACCGCGCCGGCGTCTCGCCTACGCCGCCGCAGCCCCCGCCCGCCGGGCG
This Coriobacteriia bacterium DNA region includes the following protein-coding sequences:
- the rlmN gene encoding 23S rRNA (adenine(2503)-C(2))-methyltransferase RlmN, translating into MRADIKSMDVGGIAEALSDLGEPRYRASQVLRWLYARGATSFDEMTDLPAGLRAALAERFAMSVPRLVERQVSRDGARKYLWRLADGVTVESVGIPADERLTVCFSTQAGCRMGCAFCATGRGGFIRDLSPGEMADQVAMAGRDFGRRVANAVAMGQGEPFANYEATLAALRILNSPDALGIGARHITVSTCGLPPAIRRFAREPEQFTLAVSLHSAVQETRDRLMPGVRGVRLEALRESLVSYVERTGRRPSLEYALLAGVNDTPEELAAVLAFCRGLLVHVNLIPANVVNGCGFDRSSARRAREFLSALTAAGVEASIRAERGADIDAACGQLRQRREGGAEGA
- a CDS encoding rubrerythrin, with product METYRCKACGYFHVGPAPDHCPVCGSPKTTFVAYRGPGDLAGTRTLENLKAAFAGESQANRRYTLFSRIARLEGSEAAAAAFDRAAAEETAHALGHLAYMSAFGRTRENLETAIEGEDYETTDMYPAFADVAEAEGLPAIAHYFRSVGGFEKAHRDEYRDVREGE
- a CDS encoding cytochrome c family protein, whose product is MRARTHARRGNPRSRQRAAGATLLLALAMAFLGPPAASALQKVSASRFAPSGSCDCHSELLGAWQGSMHAQALSDPIYLAKLGEANKATDGRLGPFCEACHGPVAAMADMTGKDGKKRNAQAREGVGCDFCHQVTGTRKPVANSSWVVKPDDAKRAALKDAVSPAHRTAYSAFHRSAEFCGTCHDVNHPENGLALEATYTEWKESPYAERGVVCQDCHMTPGPGVTRPNAGHVASFGVERDHVRTMTFVGANAALGPKGLAEERLRAAAELTLAADDVVRPGSLLSVGVTLSNVGAGHYLPTGVTGLRRMWLEVVAEDARGREVLRGTRVFGTEFADARGVRPVEMWEAASIASDDRVPPGGFRTQDYEAPMPGAPPVTVTARLYYRGVPEELADKAGVEVPVTRMAEASLVVYGSEEQRAASSGGRARRRERAAWTLPMVTLLGVLTMLTAIGLAFSVAGRRGDDGG
- a CDS encoding trypsin-like peptidase domain-containing protein, whose translation is MVALAVALLAGSLAGGAAGFAGGLFAANRVRPQMAAQGGRALPVDGSEPVAAAAAQALPSVVNIDVSGSPDGARGEDEEDMPGGHPGVPIVGNGSGVAFRRTGGGGTYILTNNHVVENANSIIVKGMDRERHKGKLVGADPDTDVAVVQVDAELPVIEVADPDEVHVGELVIAIGSPFGLSHSVTSGVISAIGRSLPDSFNGNDDAYPLVDVIQTDAAINPGNSGGALVDRSGRLVGINTAIYSENGASGGIGFAIPAGSAIRVADQLIADGRVSHPFLGIVGQSVDPLIAREESLPVSEGALVVEIQKGTAAEKAGVKPGDLIVGIDGTKVRTMDDLMLEVRRRGIGEKVQLRVYRGGSQTTLEMTVGVKPADGGKR
- a CDS encoding D-alanine--D-alanine ligase, producing the protein MAVTAPRAKAGEPLPRTRVAVLMGGRSAEREVSLKTGAQVSSALRERGHDVAEVDARRITFIRELQDLAPEVVFVCLHGRYGEDGTVQGLLELLDMPYVGSGVLASAMAMDKVTSKAIYEHAGIPTPDWVALRRGDPLDHAAVVDVLGERLVVKPANEGSAIGVTIVQQASELPGALEEAFSHCRLALVERYVAGAEVTVGVLGNDEPFALPTLQIVPEHDFYDYEAKYVPGMSRHLIPADIEEHAQRDCERLALEAHAALRCRGVSRTDLIVAEDGRAYALETNTIPGMTETSLLPEAARAVGISFPDLCELLVRLALEPRG